One region of Pagrus major chromosome 5, Pma_NU_1.0 genomic DNA includes:
- the tesca gene encoding tescalcin a — translation MGASQTRSDHEHQHLTDKTGFSLEQIKNLHKRFQQLSGNEETISKEDLHRIPALANNPIKKQIVDAFFDKRNQHQDEVGSCDEIGFEQFLMVMSHFRPPTLKTTDEEKEAMRKEKLRFLFNMHDTDNDGTITLEEYRKVVEELLSKSGAIGQEAAKAIADAAMLEVASTNVPHMAPDDFYEGITFEHFEQILKGLEMESRMHIRFLDVDTTTMRCGKSSS, via the exons ATGGGAGCTTCGCAGACGCGCTCCGACCACGAGCACCAGCACCTGACGGATAAAACTGGAt TTTCACTGGAGCAGATTAAAAACCTCCACAAAAGATTCCAGCAGCTGAGTGGAAATGAAGAGACAATAAG TAAAGAAGACTTGCACCGCATACCAGCCCTCGCCAATAATCCAATCAAAAAGCAAATTGTTGATGCATTCTTCGACAAAAG GAACCAGCATCAGGATGAGGTGGGCTCCTGCGATGAGATTGGCTTCGAGCAGTTCCTCATGGTCATGTCCCACTTCCGCCCTCCGACTTTGAAGACGACGGATGAGGAGAAGGAAGCCATGAGAAAAGAGAAGCTGCGCT TCCTGTTCAACATGCATGACACGGACAACGATGGCACCATCACTCTGGAGGAATACAGGAag GTAGTAGAGGAGCTTCTGTCAAAAAGCGGAGCCATCGGGCAAGAAGCTGCCAAGGCGATAGCAGATGCTGCCATGTTGGAAGTGGCGAGCACAAATGTGCCCCACATG GCCCCAGATGATTTCTATGAAGGAATAACGTTTGAGCATTTTGAACAG ATTCTAAAAGGGCTTGAAATGGAGTCGAGGATGCACATTCGCTTTTTGGATGTGGACACTACGACAATGCGTTGTGGGAAATCGTCCTCTTGA
- the fbxo21 gene encoding F-box only protein 21, whose amino-acid sequence MATSVAGEGQPSLNGIISEPHTKRLTDLPTELLEHILCFPVLKHVDICNVSCCCKRLHDVCHGRGKVWGHQYKLRWPRLQRFYRQNECCDWLREYRTRHRVGIQIRRTVESISKRFFTEVPCVGQVLGDSFAEIESLGMPEHFCEDELLFILNSDKRKSLTLKYYAKKILYFLRQQNILKSLKTFLEQPADQQSSLEGAVLVDQYCNPLADVTLSSISAQLDEIAEKVKKMLRIKNSSHPSLRVAQGDCLVVEDFELQRQVVCALNSVLYEQLQYKGNEFDYYNPLNSYIHQVLLRHTGIPISLSVLYMTLARKLGVQLEPVNFPNHFLLRWCQKPRGSEDIYDFVYIDAFGKGKQLTAKECEYLIGHQVTADYYSAISTTEVLLRMVGNLLNIGKRGEGNEKSYQLLRDSLDLYLTINPDNVQYLLLQARLYFHLGIWPEKVLDILQHIQALDPSQHGAVGYLVQHTLEHIQHKKHPVTPEVKKRSAAEHLEVQYSVGLIMKHKRSGYNCVIYGWDPKCTMSQEWITTMRVHQLSNGANQPFYNVLVQDGTCRYAAQENLEPHSAPLEIGHPEVGRYFSEFADTHYAANEELQTRYPEDMDETLGTVQELYHRLIPGSGNQEQASATDQNNHQAMPM is encoded by the exons ATGGCGACGTCTGTAGCCGGAGAGGGGCAACCTAGTCTAAATGGGATTATTTCCGAGCCCCACACTAAAAGACTGACCGACCTGCCGACCGAGTTGCTCGAACACATCCTGTGCTTCCCTGTCCTCAAACATGTCGACATTTGTAAcgtctcctgctgctgcaagcGGCTGCACGACGTTTGCCATGGAAGGGGGAAGGTCTGGGGACACCAGTACAAACTCAG ATGGCCAAGACTGCAGAGGTTTTACCGTCAGAACGAGTGCTGTGACTGGCTCAGAGAATACAGAACGCGCCACAGAGTTGGAATACAAATACGAAGGACGGTGGAATCGATCTCAAAGAGATTCTTCACAGAAGTC CCTTGCGTTGGCCAGGTGCTGGGAGACAGCTTTGCAGAGATCGAGTCACTCGGGATGCCAGAGCACTTCTGTGAAGATGAGCTCCTCTTCATACTCAACTCTGACAAGAG GAAAAGCTTGACCTTAAAGTACTATGCAAAGAAAATCCTTTACTTCCTGAGACAACAGAACATCTTGAAGAGTTTGAAGACCTTCCTGGAGCAGCCTGCAGATCAGCAGTCTTCTTTAGAGG GTGCTGTACTTGTGGACCAGTATTGTAACCCACTGGCTGATGTAACACTGAGCAGCATATCAGCCCAGCTGGATGAGATTGCAGAGAAAGTGAAGAAGATGCTGAGGATCAAGAACTCCTCTCACCCCAGCCTGCGTGTCGCTCAAG GTGACTGTCTTGTGGTTGAGGACTTTGAGCTCCAGAGGCAAGTGGTGTGTGCCCTAAACTCAGTCTTGTATGAGCAGCTTCAATACAAAGGCAACGAGTTCGACTACTACAACCCTCTCAACTCTTACATCCACCAG GTGCTACTACGCCATACAGGTATTCCCATAAGCCTCTCTGTCCTCTACATGACATTAGCCCGGAAGCTGGGTGTTCAGCTGGAGCCTGTCAACTTTCCCAATCACTTCTTGCTGCGCTGGTGCCAAAAACCAAGAGG GAGTGAGGACATCTATGACTTTGTCTACATCGATGCGTTTGGCAAAGGCAAGCAGCTGACCGCCAAGGAGTGTGAGTACCTCATTGGCCACCAGGTGACGGCAGATTACTACAGTGCCATCAGCACCACTGAGGTGCTACTCAGGATGGTGGGAAACCTGCTGAACATCGGCAAAAGAGG GGAGGGTAATGAGAAATCCTACCAGCTGCTGAGAGACTCTCTGGATCTCTACCTCACTATCAACCCAGATAATGTGCAGtacctgctgctgcaggctcGCCTCTACTTCCACCTGGGCATCTGGCCAGAAAAG GTGCTAGACATCCTGCAGCACATTCAGGCGTTGGACCCCTCCCAGCATGGGGCAGTGGGTTACCTGGTGCAGCACACGCTGGAGCACATCCAGCACAAGAAACATCCTGTTACGCCTGAGGTGAAGAAGCGTAGCGCTGCAGAACACCTGGAGGTCCAGTATTCAGTCGGCCTCATCATGAAACACAAAAG GTCGGGTTATAACTGTGTGATCTACGGCTGGGACCCAAAGTGCACCATGAGTCAGGAGTGGATCACCACCATGAGGGTCCACCAGCTGTCCAACGGGGCCAACCAGCCTTTCTACAACGTCCTCGTACAGGACGGAACCTGTCGCTACGCAGCACAGG AGAACCTGGAGCCCCACTCAGCCCCCCTGGAGATCGGCCACCCCGAGGTGGGACGCTACTTCTCCGAGTTTGCCGACACCCACTATGCTGCCAACGAAGAACTGCAGACACGATACCCGGAGGACATGGATGAAACTTTGGGCACGGTGCAGGAGCTTTACCACAGACTGATTCCTGGCTCTGGAAACCAGGAGCAGGCTTCTGCCACAGACCAAAACAACCACCAAGCCATGCCCATGTAG